Proteins encoded in a region of the Salminus brasiliensis chromosome 2, fSalBra1.hap2, whole genome shotgun sequence genome:
- the rhcgb gene encoding ammonium transporter Rh type C-like 2, with protein MGNCIVPYCDGPKSTNIKWTLPAVCFVWQCAMIILFGAFVRYNWEVDAHWPESKAERNITSDIENDFYFRYPSFQDVHVMIFVGFGFLMTFLKRYSFGAVGFNFLVASFGIQWALLMQGWFHHIDPNDGMIKIGVENIINADFCVASCLIAYGAVLGKVSPVQLMVMTLFGVTLFAVEEYIILNLIHAKDAGGSMVIHTFGAYFGLAISWVLYRPNLKDSSKLNGSVYHSDVFAMIGTLFLWMFWPSFNSAICLHGDGQHRAAINTYLSLAATVLTTFAISSLFEKHGKLDMVHIQNSTLAGGVAVGTAAEFMLMPYGSLIVGFCCGIISTLGYIYLSPFMEKKLKIQDTCGIHNLHGMPGVIGGIVGAISAAGATEFVYGKEGLIGTFDFTGEFQHRTPASQGGFQAAGMCVSICFGIGGGILVGLILRMPLWGDPTDDNCFDDVVYWEVPDEEETADPVLQYTNHTVANNHVEVTETRFTVEQH; from the exons ATGGGGAACTGCATCGTGCCATACTGCGACGGGCCCAAGAGCACCAACATCAAATGGACCCTGCCGGCCGTGTGCTTCGTGTGGCAGTGCGCCATGATCATCCTCTTCGGCGCCTTCGTCCGGTACAACTGGGAGGTGGACGCGCACTGGCCTGAGAGCAAAGCTGAGAGGAACATTACGAGCGACATAGAGAATGACTTCTACTTCAGATACCCCA GTTTCCAGGATGTCCATGTCATGATTTTTGTGGGCTTTGGTTTCCTCATGACATTTCTGAAGCGCTACAGCTTTGGTGCCGTTGGCTTCAACTTCCTTGTTGCATCCTTTGGAATTCAGTGGGCTCTGCTAATGCAAGGCTGGTTCCATCATATTGACCCCAATGATGGGATGATCAAAATCGGCGTAGAAAA CATCATCAATGCAGACTTCTGTGTAGCATCGTGTCTGATTGCATATGGAGCAGTGCTGGGGAAAGTCAGCCCTGTGCAGCTGATGGTGATGACCCTGTTTGGTGTTACCTTGTTTGCTGTAGAGGAATATATTATACTCAACCTCATTCAT GCTAAAGATGCTGGAGGATCTATGGTGATTCATACCTTCGGGGCTTACTTTGGTCTGGCCATCTCATGGGTTCTTTATCGGCCAAACCTAAAGGACAGCAGTAAGCTGAATGGGTCGGTCTACCATTCTGACGTGTTTGCCATGATTG GAACTCTGTTTCTGTGGATGTTCTGGCCAAGTTTTAATTCTGCCATTTGTCTTCATGGAGATGGTCAGCACAGAGCAGCCATTAACACCTACCTGTCATTGGCCGCCACAGTCCTCACCACCTTTGCCATCTCCAGCCTGTTTGAGAAGCATGGAAAACTTGACATG GTACATATCCAGAATTCCACGCTGGCAGGTGGTGTTGCCGTAGGAACAGCCGCTGAGTTCATGCTGATGCCATATGGGTCTCTGATAGTGGGATTCTGCTGTGGGATCATCTCCACACTGGGCTACATATATCTCTCA CCCTTCATGGAAAAGAAGCTTAAGATCCAGGACACATGTGGTATTCATAACCTGCATGGCATGCCAGGTGTGATTGGAGGAATCGTAGGAGCCATCTCAGCCGCTGGTGCTACTGAATTTGTTTATGGCAAAGAAGG GTTGATAGGCACTTTCGACTTTACTGGTGAGTTCCAGCACAGGACACCTGCTTCCCAGGGTGGCTTCCAGGCAGCTGGAATGTGTGTGTCTATCTGCTTTGGAATAGGAGGTGGAATACTTGTGG GTCTGATCTTGAGGATGCCTCTCTGGGGAGATCCAACAGATGATAACTGCTTTGATGACGTAGTCTACTGGGAG GTGCCTGATGAAGAAGAGACTGCAGACCCTGTGTTGCAGTACACCAATCACACAGTCGCCAATAATCATGTAGAGGT AACCGAAACACGCTTCACTGTGGAGCAGCACTAA
- the gdpgp1 gene encoding GDP-D-glucose phosphorylase 1 encodes MDSTTPLFAYTEQDFVCEVDRASGEPTTHSKFDLALRSGWKEAMSRGLFRYHLGELETRVLSGEAGYIAQLNIQRGIERRKPQEILSIRQKFDPKQFNFNKINPEEVLFEICRADPRSAESCHQNGATTGSCMVIINVSPLEFGHSLLVPEPARCYPQILIPLAVQVGIESVFLSADPGYRVGFNSLGAFASVNHLHLHGYYLNHTLRVEWAPTEPLVPEKCVYRLTGFPSAFMLYTEGQDPAGTAAAVCRLTDILVDRNIAHNVFMCRGCPPSSEAGPSGLRRGVRVCIWPRVSCFGSKEESAFNVALCELAGHLPFKNREDFNNIDEDGVKAIVQRYVLNDQHFTDLQQVVVGQLWGGLAK; translated from the coding sequence ATGGACAGCACCACACCCTTATTCGCCTACACTGAGCAGGACTTCGTGTGTGAGGTCGACAGGGCTAGTGGAGAACCTACAACGCACTCCAAGTTTGACCTGGCTCTGAGGTCCGGCTGGAAGGAGGCGATGAGTCGCGGCTTGTTTAGATATCACCTAGGGGAACTGGAGACGAGGGTCCTTTCCGGCGAGGCGGGGTACATCGCCCAGCTCAACATCCAGAGGGGCATCGAGAGACGAAAACCTCAGGAGATCCTCAGCATCCGTCAGAAATTCGACCCCAAACAGTTCAACTTCAACAAGATCAACCCTGAGGAGGTGCTGTTTGAAATTTGTAGAGCTGACCCGAGATCAGCTGAGAGCTGTCATCAGAACGGTGCGACCACCGGCTCGTGCATGGTGATCATAAACGTGAGCCCCCTGGAATTCGGACACAGCCTGCTGGTGCCTGAGCCAGCACGATGCTACCCTCAGATCCTAATCCCCCTGGCCGTCCAAGTCGGGATCGAGTCGGTGTTCCTGAGCGCTGATCCTGGGTACCGAGTGGGGTTTAACAGCCTGGGAGCCTTCGCCTCGGTCAATCACTTACACCTGCATGGATATTACCTGAACCACACGCTGAGGGTCGAGTGGGCGCCCACGGAGCCCCTAGTTCCAGAGAAGTGTGTATACCGGCTCACAGGCTTTCCCAGCGCCTTCATGCTCTACACTGAGGGCCAGGACCCGGCTGGGACCGCCGCAGCCGTCTGCAGACTCACAGACATCCTCGTGGACAGAAACATTGCACACAACGTGTTTATGTGCCGAGGCTGCCCACCCAGCAGCGAGGCAGGACCCTCGGGCCTCAGACGCGGAGTGCGGGTCTGTATATGGCCACGGGTCTCCTGCTTCGGGTCTAAGGAGGAATCCGCCTTCAACGTGGCTCTGTGTGAGCTAGCCGGACACCTTCCGTTCAAAAACAGGGAGGACTTCAACAACATCGACGAGGACGGAGTTAAAGCCATCGTTCAGAGATACGTCCTCAACGACCAGCACTTCACTGACCTACAGCAAGTAGTTGTTGGACAGCTGTGGGGTGGTTTAGCTAAATGA